A region of the Hydra vulgaris chromosome 12, alternate assembly HydraT2T_AEP genome:
GGCCTTTTGAAATAATAGCAACTTAACTAATATCATAtaactaaataacaaataatatacaGAATGTTTGTAtaatcttattattaataagaaacaaaTGATATAGTCATAAGTAATGGATAGTGATCAGATAAACAGAATGTTGTATTTTCAGCATTTACATAAGCCAATACCATTAGTACTGATAGTTTAGATAAGGCAGGTTTTTGTTCAAAAACACAAGGATTTCACTCGTTCCGGAGTAAACTGGCTTCTTTTCCGGTCGCAGATAAGCCCCGCAGTACTAAATAACCGCTCCGAAAACACTGTACATAGAGGCGTTCCTAAATATTTCTGTGctagcttttttatattaagaaattTCCTCCAGTAATCAAACACGTCTTTGTGACTTGTGATTCGAGGTTCTTTCAAGTACACTGCTACTTCGACTGAGTGCGTATTGcactgataaaattttatttttaaatatttaagatacaTTGTAtgtatctaaaatattttaaaaaaaacctccCTAAGGCAGAGGGGGCCACttcagtcgaggaggctactcattttttctaaaactattttgtgtTCTTAATTGTGGTAACAGCCCTCTCTCAATTCTATAAATCCGAAACACAGACCTTGACGAACATGGTCGCTACGCggaaaaatattgtcaaatattttgcaatatttaaagtacaataataatatagaaGCACATACAATACTTACTACAGAATTCGAGTTGATTATTTGGTTATATAATGACCAGACAGCACCTGGAGCAGGTGTGGTTCGTTCTTGATTTTTAGCAACTTTATTTTCAAGACTTTCTTCTATTTCCAGTGCATTCAACTCACCGATCAATAAAGTAAGAGCTTTCTCAGCCATCGTCCTGCtcctaaaaatcttgtttttaaatctgAGATCTAGTATTGTTGCAAAAGCATATATAGGTTCGTTCTCGCAGTCTTCGTAACGATGATGTAAAGATTCACACAGAGATTCTTTGAAATTTCCGTAGTCCTTGATGCGATCAAGTGACATGTTAACTGCATTTATTATTGCGATAACTTCTGATGTGGTTACTTTTGATGAACTTGCAGTAAGCGTGACgtcttcaaaaacttttaaagtagcAACGAGAGAAACCAGACTGTCCCATTCTTTTGTTGACAATTCTTTGTTTTGTCGAGCAGCTTTTGGGAAATGTGGCGTTACCAACAGAATCGCATCTTTTTGTACAATTAAACGGTTTAGCATGTGGAAGGTACGATTCCATCTAGTTGGCTTATCTTGAATGATGCTGTGTTTAGGAAGTCCCAAAATTTCCTTAGATTGTCTCAAAAGTTTGTACGATTTAACCGAATATTTAAAGTGTCTTACTATTCTTCTACATGTAGCAGTTAGTAAAGAAATGCGTTCATTGTCGAGACACTCATCTTTTACAACCAACTGAAGTGTATGAGCAAGACAAGGAATGTTTGAAAACTTCCCTACTTCCATAGCAGAGACAATATTTCTGGCGTTATCTCTTACTACTACATTGAGTTTCTCAAGTAGTCCTCAACGCTCAAGTAATCCattcacaaatttaaaaagattatctgCAGTGTGGGACTCGTAAGGAAAAGGTACCACGTCAAGAAAAATGCGAGTTTGTTTCATATCTTCTGTGAGGAAATGTTCTGTTAGGCTCATGTAATCAACATTAGCAGTGGAGCTCCACAAGTCGGTAGTTATACTAACATGATCAACTTTCTTTGCCAAGAAACGAATTTTACTTGATACCTTCTGATAAATGGAATTTCAATAGTCGAGAAACATTTCCTGCTTGATATTGTATACCTTGGCTCCAAAAACTGAAGTAACCTTTTGAAACCAGAATTTTCTACTATACTAACAGGTTGGTTATCTGTGCATACCATTTCTGCAATAAGCCTTGTAATTTTTATTGCCTTCGGATCTGTAGATGTGAAAGGCCTGGTCTTTGCAAACACTTGGTGTATTGTCGGTTGTTTAGGAGATGAAGATCTAGGCTTTATTTTTACAGAACTAAGTGTAGAAGAAGAGCTTCTAGTATTGATCTCCGCATCCTCAGACTTAGGCCCGAGACTTATAAATACGGATTTGAGTGTTATAGATTGAGGTTCCCTTGGCATGGTCGTAGGAGTATTATAAACAGGATTAGAATTCGCTTTTCTTACGTTTTGTCATGATAATGATactatattctgaaataaaagcagcatttataataataaaaaataataatacaaacaataatagttataataaaacaagcaaagaagattattataatagtatttatcGCCGGTTCAAATATCAATTGAAATTCTGCGGCAGTATTTTGCGCatttgcaatatttaattttgttaaggTTTTCCTTCACAGTTTACTTAACTTCAACAATGATATTAAACGCAAAAGTGAAAATTTAACGTAaactaaacaaaagaaaatcGCAACAGCAAAGagtgtatattttatttcaattatcaagaaagtattaataaaagaaGTGAAGTTGTTAAAAAGTCATTGTAGAAAGAATCGGAATCGTTAAAAAAGGTAGAGAATCGCGATTCTTACGATTCCTTGAGAATCGCTGGAATCGGGAGAATCGGAATCGGCCCATCTCTAGTTATTTTATTGCGGAAATTTCTAGAATATTTTAGCAacgattttttatagttttcaaaataaaaatattgagacgcctaattaaaatatttaattttagttttaattcttatttatttgatttaaaacaaaatttggaaAGAGAGATCTATATAAACACGTTTGCTGCCAACTACGAGTATAGTCGTAGTAAGTTAGCGTCATTTATTTGCTCACTACGAGTATACTTGTAGTTAGGGGGACTTTGATATTTGCCAACTACGAGAATACTCGTAGTAAGCCGGTGTCATGAGTTTGCCAACTACAAGTAAACTTGTAGTTATACTTAGTAGTAtaacttatttcaaataatactTATACTCGTAGTATgacttatttcaaataatatttgtgcaTGACGTTGCTTTGtctattcactttttttttttagcttaacatttgatttcagaaaatattacattcaagtttttattttaaaaatccaagaAACCTAATTTAAATGCGGATAAAGAcagaaatagtttaaaacagataaaagtaaaatactgataatgctttaattttatttcatgaaaattaAAGTGCAAACCTATTCTTTTGAATGATGCATTCTGAAACATTCGCCAATACATAACGGAGGTCTATTTTCACAAACAACACATTCATATCGTGTTTCTTTACGTTTTATTTTAGAGCAGACTCGACATGGTTTTGTTGGgagttttttcttttcatttggTGGTATTGAAGACAAGTAGTGGAAGCTATTATTGGTGATTTGAGGCACAATTTCATTCAAACGTTTTCCAAATAAATCCGTAACAGTTAATTCTCTAAACTTAAGCAAGGAAATTGTTTTATCTAGTCCATATTTGCTGTTTAGACAGTAagcattaaacaaaaaagtattaaagagaTGAAGTGCTACTTTTTTATACCATCTAATTGTCTTTCTTAGGCAATCATAATATGATACCATTTGTTCCGCCCTATCAACTCCTGACATACATTGATTGTAAACTTTAATAATGTTGGGTTTCATTTTCTTCTCTCCTCTCCTGTTTGTCACTTCAATCATTTGCAACGAATGCAAGTTGCTAATCATTACCACGTCTCTTTTGTCTTTCCATTTAGCAACCACTACACCCTCTCTGTTTCTGCTTATAACGTCACCCTGTTTCAGTTTTGCTTTAGTGCATTCTTTTGGATTTGACTTTCGGTCAGTTCTTAAATTACCACAAatgtaaatgtattttttgatttatcatcTGCTTTGTTAATTCaaacaaattgtaaaagttatcgtaaattgtaattgtaaaaaatccTCTGCAGTGGCTGCTAGATGAACGTCTGTTAACTGATCGTCATCACTTTCTTCAGTGTTATTATCTTCAGAACCTGATTCTGATGCAGTCAAGCTCGAAGACGTAGCAGTATAAGCAAAAAATGTATCCGAATCTTCAATATCATCATCTTCACTATCCTCACAATCTTCCATAATCATATGTGCTGATTCAATTGTGGAACATCTGTGTTGAGCTAATAtgagatttataaaaaagaaactacttaatataaaacacattaattaGCATGTTGTGTAAAAAATTCCAAGtgcacaataaaatgttttttaatacctaagtacttcaaattttttttacatttttaataacatgCAGTATCATGtagttatcaaatatattttagtttctTGTCTAAAAACACAACAATTTAGagttaagaaaacaaaatataaattaccttttttattcataatatctGCCAATGTGTATGTGcatgttcaaaaaaattgaaacaatatttattataaaaatgcatcAAATAAACTACATTATAGTCACTGCAATGAGTTATACTCATTACGGTGTTTCTAGTAAACTCGTACATCGGCACtggagaaaaaaatttcttctccATTGCCGAAGTACGAGTATTTTCGTAGTGCttattttttgtcaattatattcagaataaa
Encoded here:
- the LOC136088064 gene encoding piggyBac transposable element-derived protein 4-like; the protein is MNKKAQHRCSTIESAHMIMEDCEDSEDDDIEDSDTFFAYTATSSSLTASESGSEDNNTEESDDDQTDRKSNPKECTKAKLKQGDVISRNREGVVVAKWKDKRDVVMISNLHSLQMIEVTNRRGEKKMKPNIIKVYNQCMSGVDRAEQMVSYYDCLRKTIRWYKKVALHLFNTFLFNAYCLNSKYGLDKTISLLKFRELTVTDLFGKRLNEIVPQITNNSFHYLSSIPPNEKKKLPTKPCRVCSKIKRKETRYECVVCENRPPLCIGECFRMHHSKE
- the LOC136088063 gene encoding zinc finger BED domain-containing protein 4-like; translated protein: MEVGKFSNIPCLAHTLQLVVKDECLDNERISLLTATCRRIVRHFKYSVKSYKLLRQSKEILGLPKHSIIQDKPTRWNRTFHMLNRLIVQKDAILLVTPHFPKAARQNKELSTKEWDSLVSLVATLKVFEDVTLTASSSKVTTSEVIAIINAVNMSLDRIKDYGNFKESLCESLHHRYEDCENEPIYAFATILDLRFKNKIFRSRTMAEKALTLLIGELNALEIEESLENKVAKNQERTTPAPGAVWSLYNQIINSNSVVSIVCASILLLYFKYCKIFDNIFPRSDHVRQGLCFGFIELREGCYHN